In Bdellovibrionota bacterium, the genomic window CGGATCGCCGATTTCTTGAATTCGCCGGACGGCTTTTTGAATGGCTTCCTCACCCTCCTGAATCAACGCGACCTTGGCACGATAACGGCCCGATTTAAAGAGCCACTCCTTCGATGAAGAGAGCGTAAAAGTTCCCACCAGGGAAATCACGACAATGAGGAGCAGGATGATCGCCAAAGCGGTTCCGGTCCTGCTGTCTCGCCATTCGATTCTTGACATGGAGGGTCGAATCAAACCGTATCACCGAGCATCGTAGCCTTTGTCTTGCGAAAGTACCACGTCGATCAGGTTTGAACCCAAAAATTTAAAAATGATTTATACTCCTTCGGAAAGCGCTTAAATCCATTATGGATCTCGGTTCGTTACGATTGAAGGTAAAGCTTATTCCCGAGGGAAGAGCGGCTGTTACCGTAGAATGGTTTTCAGGAGAACCCTCCCAGATCGTGTTAGAGCCCGTTCTTGCGTTAGAGAAGGGCGACAAAGGAAGGGCCGAAGTCTTGGTGCCTACCGATTACGAGCTGGAACATCTTACAAAAGAATTGTCCATTTTCGTTCGTGTAGAGAAGAGCGATATTACCGGACTCTTCCTGCAAGTCGAGGGCTTGAATTCGGAAGATCAAAAGAAATGGGACCGGCTTCTGAAACACTTGGAAGATCGTCTAGGGAAGACGGCCCGCCTTCATCCCCGAATTACGATTCCGGAATTCAATCTCGGCCTGTCTTTTCTGTCGGGTTTGGAAAGCAAAGGAAAAATCTTCGATATCAGTGTCGGCGGGATGAAAATTCTTTCAGACATACAAGTTGCGCCGTTAGAGACCATTTTATTCCAGTTTCAAATCCCTGAGACAATCACGTCTCTCTCCTTTGCACAGGGAATGTCATGGCAGGGAATCGTTCGCCGATGCGAACAGCGAGGATTCGGCCTGGAGTTTGTCGAGAACCCGAGCTTTCGCGAAAAAACGAAAAAATTGGTCGATGTGCTTGCGAAGCTGCGAATGCAACGCTTGCAGTATCCGCGGTACGTAATTTATGACTTTGGAGTAGCGGGCGTATTGCGCTCTGAGTATGAAGAAGCGTCTCAGCCCGTTGTATTAAAAGATATCAGCATCTCGGGAAGTTATCTTCTGATCGAAAGAATGTTTCCGATCGATCAGCCGGTGACGTTGGAAATCAGGCCGAATCCAAACTTCAGTAACCTGTACGATTCACTGGAACTCCGGGGACGAGTGCTCCGCGGAACGCCGGACGGCCTTGTGGTTACGTTTTCCGACCTTGCCAAGAACCAATTAAGTCGGTTGTCCGGATGGATTGACGAAATTGCGGCACGATACAGGGGCGAAGCCAAGATCATCGATGAAACGAAGATCGTACCCAAGGCCACGCTTTCGGTGGCCTATGGAAGCGATCTTCTTTTTATCCATGAGTACCTATACAACTTGAGTGCGGGTGGGCTTTTGATGCCCGGGGTTCCGTTCGTCAATAAGGGAGATGTCATCAACTTCGTCTTGGATCTGTCCGGAACATCTCTCGCCGAAAATTTTCCCGAGCCTCCAAATTTTCAAGCCACGGTAGTTCGAACCACGGAACAGGGGTTCGGCGTTCAATTTTCAAATCCGGATGAAATCCGGGCTCAATTGGATTCCGTTATGGGGAATCTCCTGCGCAAAGAACCAACTCGGAAGTTCTGGCGTCTCCACGAAACCGCGACCAAACTGTACAGAAAGATTGAAGGCCGTCGCTTTCAATTTTCATTTCGTCTCTTGTCTCCCTCGGTTACGACAGTTTCTCTGATGAGCGCAGGCATTGCGATTCTGTTGGTGTTGACCTATCTTCAAAGTGAGGTCAAACCAAGGGAAACGGTGGAATCTCTCGCCTCACCTCAAGTCGTTCGGGTCGTCGACAAGAATCGAGTTCGAGAAATTGTGATCGGCGATGTTGTGGACGCCACATTTGATAAGGAAAACGGAATCCGTGTAATCCTAAAAGACGGCACCTCCGTGTCGGGAGAATCTCTGGTCGGATATTTGAGTCTTCCGTTACGGGAGAAGCTGGAAACCGCTCGGCAAGATGTTGCCTCAAGAGAGACGGAAGCCAGTCTTCCAAAGGAGAGATCGTCGTTTACGCCACCCCCGGCCCATTATGTGGAAAAGAAACCGCTGGCGCCTCCACCTCGTCCGCTTAAGATGCAATAAAACAGGTTGAGGTAGTGGCGTGTGGCTCACCTTAGCGTTGGAAGCGCCTGGAAAAAGAGGGAAGGGGGCGGTACCAGGGCTCCCCTTTAGTGGTAACAAAAGTGTCGAACATAATACAATAAATTCAATGTTTTATAATTAAATAGTGATTACTAGTTAACAAAAGTATCAACAATAACACTGTGTATTCATATACTTACAAGATCTTCAAAACTATACTTTCCGACGCTCGGCCAGGAGACCCCTCATTCGTCGTTAAGCTGCTGAAATCAAAAGTTATTTTTTCCGGCATAGATCCTGCTCCAGGAACAATTACCCCCCAAACATCGAAACCCTTACAGGAGGTAGCGGGTGAAGGCAGGATTGAAAGTCAGCTTACTTCTCATGACGATGGTTACGATCGGCTGTGGAGCGGCGATTCAAGAAACTCCAAACGGGTGGACCAAAGCGGATGGCGAATTTAACGGTAACGAGGGGAATTCCGTACCAAGTATGCTTCCATTGACACTGATTGGAACGGTTACGCGTTCTACAGGAGAAACTTCTCTCGCGATGGTCCGTGTCAATGAAACGGGCCAAATTCGATATTACGG contains:
- a CDS encoding PilZ domain-containing protein; translation: MLEPVLALEKGDKGRAEVLVPTDYELEHLTKELSIFVRVEKSDITGLFLQVEGLNSEDQKKWDRLLKHLEDRLGKTARLHPRITIPEFNLGLSFLSGLESKGKIFDISVGGMKILSDIQVAPLETILFQFQIPETITSLSFAQGMSWQGIVRRCEQRGFGLEFVENPSFREKTKKLVDVLAKLRMQRLQYPRYVIYDFGVAGVLRSEYEEASQPVVLKDISISGSYLLIERMFPIDQPVTLEIRPNPNFSNLYDSLELRGRVLRGTPDGLVVTFSDLAKNQLSRLSGWIDEIAARYRGEAKIIDETKIVPKATLSVAYGSDLLFIHEYLYNLSAGGLLMPGVPFVNKGDVINFVLDLSGTSLAENFPEPPNFQATVVRTTEQGFGVQFSNPDEIRAQLDSVMGNLLRKEPTRKFWRLHETATKLYRKIEGRRFQFSFRLLSPSVTTVSLMSAGIAILLVLTYLQSEVKPRETVESLASPQVVRVVDKNRVREIVIGDVVDATFDKENGIRVILKDGTSVSGESLVGYLSLPLREKLETARQDVASRETEASLPKERSSFTPPPAHYVEKKPLAPPPRPLKMQ